In one Cellulomonas sp. JZ18 genomic region, the following are encoded:
- a CDS encoding prolyl oligopeptidase family protein, whose translation MTDASPPTALAYPTAPREDLVEDLHGRAVADPYRRLEDPQDPATVAWSAEQDALYAAYRRRVAAAADGGPFATDALRARLGTLLGAGFVSAPAWRGERRFVSRRAGDQEHAVVVVVEPDGSGGERERVLVDPLRLDPAGTTTLDAWQPSKEGHLLAYQVSSGGTEESVLHVLDVATGELVDGPVDRARYSPVAWLPGGEAFYYVRRLAPDLVPADERQYHRRVWLHRLGTSPERDVEVFGAGLDRTNYYGVSVSRDGRWLIVSASAGTAPRTDVWIADLTAPGGVEAPAFTEVAVGLDAEVGAWVGRDGRLYVHTDLDAPRGRVCVTDPTTPGVAHWRTLVAQDDAAVLEDVALLDGGGDDTAPVLLVASWRRHSVSEVTLHDPATGERRPGDAGVLPLPGLGSISGLVTRPEGGTSLWFSYTDHVTVPRVHRYDAATGEVTLWATPPGAVPDLPDVRARQVEVTSADGTAVRAFVLARADRLDAAGRPLAPAPTVLYGYGGFQVSLDPAYSASTLAWVEAGGVYVVANLRGGGEEGEEWHRAGMRGAKQNVFDDLFAVAEHLVAQGWTTTDRLAVWGGSNGGLLVGAAVTQRPDLWAAAVCSAPLLDMVRYQRFGLGVTWTEEYGDAAVPEELDWLLAYSPYHRVVDATAYPAVLFTVFEGDTRVDPLHARKLAAALQAATSSDPDDRPVLLRRETGVGHGGRALSRTVALSAEQLQFVADRTGLLDASRSGTEEGAA comes from the coding sequence ATGACCGACGCCTCCCCGCCGACCGCCCTGGCCTACCCGACCGCCCCGCGCGAGGACCTCGTGGAGGACCTGCACGGGCGTGCCGTCGCCGACCCGTACCGGCGCCTCGAGGACCCGCAGGACCCCGCGACCGTGGCGTGGTCCGCGGAGCAGGACGCCCTGTACGCGGCGTACCGCCGGCGCGTCGCGGCGGCTGCCGACGGTGGCCCGTTCGCCACCGACGCGCTGCGCGCGCGCCTGGGCACGCTGCTGGGCGCCGGCTTCGTCTCCGCCCCGGCGTGGCGGGGCGAGCGCCGGTTCGTCTCGCGGCGCGCCGGAGACCAGGAGCACGCCGTGGTCGTCGTCGTCGAGCCCGACGGCTCCGGCGGCGAGCGGGAGCGGGTCCTCGTCGACCCGTTGCGGCTCGACCCGGCCGGCACGACCACGCTCGACGCGTGGCAGCCCTCCAAGGAGGGGCACCTGCTCGCGTACCAGGTCTCCAGCGGCGGCACCGAGGAGAGCGTGCTGCACGTGCTGGACGTCGCGACGGGCGAGCTCGTCGACGGGCCCGTCGACCGTGCGCGGTACTCCCCCGTCGCGTGGCTGCCGGGCGGCGAGGCGTTCTACTACGTGCGCCGCCTCGCCCCCGACCTCGTCCCGGCGGACGAGCGGCAGTACCACCGCCGCGTGTGGCTGCACCGGCTCGGCACGTCGCCCGAGCGGGACGTCGAGGTGTTCGGGGCGGGGCTGGACCGGACCAACTACTACGGCGTCTCCGTGAGCCGGGACGGACGCTGGCTCATCGTCTCGGCGTCCGCGGGCACCGCGCCCCGCACCGACGTGTGGATCGCGGACCTGACGGCCCCGGGCGGCGTCGAGGCGCCCGCGTTCACCGAGGTCGCCGTCGGCCTCGACGCGGAGGTGGGCGCGTGGGTGGGCCGCGACGGCCGCCTCTACGTGCACACGGACCTCGACGCGCCGCGCGGGCGCGTCTGCGTGACGGACCCGACGACGCCCGGCGTCGCCCACTGGCGGACGCTCGTCGCGCAGGACGACGCCGCCGTGCTCGAGGACGTCGCGCTGCTCGACGGCGGCGGCGACGACACCGCTCCCGTCCTGCTCGTCGCGTCCTGGCGACGGCACTCGGTGAGCGAGGTGACGCTGCACGACCCGGCCACGGGCGAGCGCCGGCCGGGTGACGCGGGCGTCCTGCCCCTGCCCGGGCTCGGGTCGATCTCCGGGCTCGTCACCCGGCCCGAGGGCGGCACGTCGCTGTGGTTCTCCTACACCGACCACGTGACGGTCCCGCGCGTGCACCGCTACGACGCCGCGACGGGCGAGGTCACGCTGTGGGCGACGCCGCCCGGCGCGGTGCCGGACCTGCCGGACGTGCGCGCGCGGCAGGTCGAGGTGACGAGCGCCGACGGCACGGCGGTGCGCGCGTTCGTCCTCGCCCGCGCCGACCGGCTCGACGCCGCAGGCCGGCCGCTCGCCCCGGCGCCCACCGTCCTGTACGGCTACGGCGGCTTCCAGGTGTCGCTGGACCCCGCCTACTCGGCGAGCACGCTCGCGTGGGTCGAGGCGGGCGGCGTGTACGTGGTCGCGAACCTGCGCGGCGGCGGCGAGGAGGGTGAGGAGTGGCACCGCGCCGGCATGCGCGGCGCCAAGCAGAACGTCTTCGACGACCTGTTCGCGGTCGCCGAGCACCTGGTCGCGCAGGGGTGGACGACGACCGACCGGCTCGCGGTGTGGGGCGGGTCCAACGGCGGCCTGCTCGTCGGCGCGGCGGTCACGCAGCGGCCCGACCTGTGGGCGGCGGCCGTGTGCTCCGCCCCGCTGCTCGACATGGTGCGCTACCAGCGCTTCGGCCTGGGCGTCACGTGGACCGAGGAGTACGGCGACGCCGCGGTGCCCGAGGAGCTCGACTGGCTGCTCGCCTACTCGCCCTACCACCGGGTGGTCGACGCCACCGCCTACCCCGCGGTGCTGTTCACGGTGTTCGAGGGCGACACGCGGGTCGACCCCCTGCACGCCCGCAAGCTCGCGGCGGCCCTGCAGGCGGCGACGTCGTCCGACCCCGACGATCGGCCGGTGCTCCTGCGCCGCGAGACCGGGGTCGGCCACGGCGGACGCGCCCTGTCGCGCACGGTCGCGCTGTCGGCGGAGCAGCTGCAGTTCGTGGCCGACCGGACCGGTCTGCTCGACGCGTCCCGCTCCGGGACCGAGGAGGGCGCCGCGTGA
- a CDS encoding mechanosensitive ion channel family protein, producing MRPAALTRATGTTSPSDDPTLLPQLPPAERRFDPLAWLDAFWSWFVGLPMRIVIIVAVGALVLALLRRLIGSITNHIANGDSLLERGVLKPLGGSEVRSVLQRANPVAAARRTQRARTIGSVLRSTASVVVGSITVVLVLDQLRVNIAPLIASAGVVGVAVGFGAQALVKDFLSGLFMLLEDQYGVGDVVDVGPATGTVEAVALRVTKIRDADGTLWYVPNGSMLRVGNKTQGFGTAVVELDVDYFADLDEVRALLERAAAEVAAEPVVGAFVQGSPTVTGAERLSAEAVTVKLSLRTEPGKHWEVGRHLRAAVRRHLTEAGIPLGGQRDLLAAHREVLAGPASAGTGEPSAGTGEPSAGTGEGESSGTTEGARPATDPATDPATDPAATQQDRDPHDTPVHDAVHPDPGRSRRT from the coding sequence GTGAGGCCCGCAGCGCTCACCCGCGCCACCGGCACGACGTCCCCGAGCGACGACCCCACCCTGCTGCCCCAGCTGCCCCCCGCGGAGCGCCGGTTCGACCCGCTCGCGTGGCTCGACGCCTTCTGGAGCTGGTTCGTCGGCCTGCCCATGCGGATCGTCATCATCGTCGCGGTCGGCGCACTCGTCCTCGCGCTGCTGCGCCGGCTCATCGGCTCGATCACGAACCACATCGCCAACGGCGACTCGCTGCTCGAGCGCGGCGTGCTCAAGCCCCTCGGCGGCAGCGAGGTCCGCTCGGTGCTGCAGCGGGCCAACCCCGTGGCGGCCGCGCGCCGCACCCAGCGGGCCCGCACGATCGGCTCCGTCCTGCGCTCGACGGCGTCCGTGGTGGTCGGGTCGATCACGGTGGTGCTGGTCCTGGACCAGCTGCGCGTCAACATCGCCCCGCTCATCGCGTCCGCCGGGGTCGTCGGAGTCGCGGTCGGCTTCGGCGCGCAGGCGCTCGTCAAGGACTTCCTGTCGGGGCTCTTCATGCTGCTGGAGGACCAGTACGGCGTCGGCGACGTCGTGGACGTGGGGCCCGCCACGGGGACCGTCGAGGCCGTCGCGCTGCGGGTGACGAAGATCCGGGACGCCGACGGCACGCTCTGGTACGTGCCCAACGGGTCGATGCTGCGGGTGGGCAACAAGACCCAGGGCTTCGGCACCGCGGTCGTCGAGCTGGACGTCGACTACTTCGCCGACCTCGACGAGGTGCGCGCCCTGCTGGAGCGGGCGGCGGCGGAGGTCGCCGCGGAGCCCGTCGTGGGCGCGTTCGTGCAGGGCTCGCCCACGGTGACCGGGGCGGAGCGGCTCAGCGCCGAGGCCGTCACGGTCAAGCTGAGCCTGCGCACCGAGCCGGGCAAGCACTGGGAGGTGGGGCGGCACCTGCGTGCCGCCGTGCGCCGGCACCTGACCGAGGCGGGCATCCCGCTGGGTGGTCAGCGGGACCTGCTCGCGGCGCACCGCGAGGTGCTCGCCGGCCCGGCGTCCGCCGGCACGGGCGAGCCGTCCGCCGGCACGGGCGAGCCGTCCGCCGGCACGGGCGAGGGCGAGAGCTCCGGCACGACCGAGGGCGCACGCCCCGCGACCGACCCCGCGACCGACCCCGCGACCGACCCCGCGGCCACGCAGCAGGACCGCGACCCCCACGACACCCCGGTGCACGACGCGGTGCACCCGGACCCCGGCCGGAGCCGGCGGACCTGA
- a CDS encoding PTS glucose transporter subunit IIA — MVVRLVSPVTGVVRPLAEVPDPVFAEQMVGPGVAVHPDAVDRADVLAPCAGAVGALHPHAFALELGGERGVLVHAGIDTVGLGGAGFTVHVEAGRRVRAGETVITWSPAAVADAGLATVCPVVVLQGDPATLTQLVADGERVEAGEPLLEWSPRD; from the coding sequence GTGGTCGTGCGGCTGGTCAGCCCGGTGACGGGTGTCGTCCGGCCGCTGGCCGAGGTGCCCGACCCCGTCTTCGCCGAGCAGATGGTCGGCCCCGGTGTCGCCGTGCATCCCGACGCCGTCGACCGTGCGGACGTGCTCGCGCCCTGCGCGGGCGCGGTCGGGGCGCTGCACCCGCACGCGTTCGCCCTTGAGCTCGGCGGCGAGCGCGGCGTTCTCGTGCACGCCGGCATCGACACCGTCGGCCTCGGCGGTGCGGGGTTCACGGTGCACGTCGAGGCCGGCCGGCGCGTGCGGGCGGGCGAGACCGTGATCACGTGGTCGCCGGCCGCGGTCGCCGACGCCGGCCTCGCCACCGTGTGCCCGGTCGTCGTCCTGCAGGGCGACCCCGCGACGCTCACCCAGCTCGTCGCGGACGGCGAGCGGGTCGAGGCCGGGGAGCCGCTGCTGGAGTGGTCGCCCCGGGACTGA
- a CDS encoding glucose PTS transporter subunit EIIB, translating into MSKAQQILAALGGETNVVDLEPCITRLRVEVGDAELVDEAALKASGAFGVVRSGRIVQVIVGPEADNLAAELDTLR; encoded by the coding sequence TTGAGCAAGGCACAGCAGATCCTGGCCGCCCTGGGCGGGGAGACCAACGTGGTCGACCTCGAGCCCTGCATCACGCGGCTGCGGGTCGAGGTGGGCGACGCGGAGCTGGTCGACGAGGCCGCCCTCAAGGCGAGCGGCGCGTTCGGCGTCGTGCGCTCCGGCCGCATCGTGCAGGTCATCGTCGGTCCCGAGGCGGACAACCTCGCGGCCGAGCTCGACACCCTCCGCTGA
- the ptsP gene encoding phosphoenolpyruvate--protein phosphotransferase yields the protein MGSTSVVTGIGVSPGRAVAPAALLPEPVAEPPAGRRLPPGADTEAAAARVAEAAEAVRAELDAAAEAAEGPSADLLFATAAMAADPSLVADAQDRVRAEHLVPERAVWEAADAVAAQLAELGGYMAERVRDVVDVRDRLVARLTGRPAPGLPVRPHPYVLVAHDLAPALTATLDPERVLAVVTAAGGPTSHTAILARARGIPAVVAAAGAAAVAEGTSLLVDGASGTVTLDPAPEAVARVRARAAAVRTFDGDGRTADGHRVELLANVGDPAEAEAAAASGAQGVGLFRTEFAFLDRTEAPGVDEQVAAYGRVLAAFTGRKVVVRTLDAGADKPLPFLHAAPEANPALGVRGLRVADAQPQVLEDQLTAIARAAAEHPGTTTWVMAPMVATVEETEAFVGACARHGLTTAGIMVEVPSAALLAAPMLAHAAFASIGTNDLTQYTMAADRLLGAVARLSDAWQPAVLRLVEATALGGAAQGRPVGVCGEAAADPALAVVLAGLGVTSLSMTPRALPDVAAVLAATPWDECRRLARLAVESPGADHARSVVRRALPVLEELGL from the coding sequence GTGGGCAGCACGTCCGTCGTCACCGGCATCGGCGTCAGCCCCGGACGCGCGGTCGCACCGGCGGCGCTCCTGCCCGAGCCGGTCGCCGAGCCGCCCGCCGGGCGCCGCCTGCCGCCGGGCGCGGACACGGAGGCCGCCGCCGCACGGGTCGCCGAGGCGGCCGAGGCCGTGCGCGCCGAGCTCGACGCCGCCGCCGAGGCCGCCGAGGGCCCGAGCGCCGACCTGCTGTTCGCGACCGCGGCGATGGCCGCGGACCCGTCCCTCGTCGCGGACGCCCAGGACCGCGTGCGCGCCGAGCACCTGGTGCCCGAGCGCGCGGTGTGGGAGGCGGCGGACGCGGTCGCGGCACAGCTGGCCGAGCTCGGCGGCTACATGGCCGAGCGCGTGCGCGACGTCGTCGACGTGCGGGACCGGCTGGTCGCACGCCTGACCGGACGTCCCGCGCCGGGCCTGCCGGTGCGTCCGCACCCGTACGTGCTCGTGGCCCACGACCTCGCCCCCGCGCTCACGGCCACGCTCGACCCGGAGCGTGTGCTCGCCGTCGTCACCGCCGCCGGGGGCCCGACCTCGCACACGGCGATCCTGGCGCGCGCCCGGGGCATCCCGGCGGTCGTCGCGGCCGCCGGGGCCGCCGCGGTGGCCGAGGGGACGTCGCTGCTCGTCGACGGCGCGTCGGGCACGGTGACGCTCGACCCCGCCCCCGAGGCGGTCGCGCGCGTGCGGGCGCGTGCCGCGGCGGTGCGCACCTTCGACGGCGACGGGCGCACCGCGGACGGGCACCGCGTCGAGCTGCTCGCGAACGTCGGCGACCCGGCCGAGGCGGAGGCCGCCGCGGCCTCCGGTGCGCAGGGCGTCGGGCTGTTCCGCACGGAGTTCGCGTTCCTCGACCGCACCGAGGCGCCGGGCGTCGACGAGCAGGTCGCGGCCTACGGGCGCGTCCTCGCGGCGTTCACCGGTCGCAAGGTCGTCGTGCGCACCCTCGACGCGGGCGCGGACAAGCCGCTGCCGTTCCTGCACGCGGCGCCGGAGGCGAACCCGGCGCTCGGCGTCCGCGGGCTGCGGGTCGCCGACGCCCAGCCGCAGGTGCTCGAGGACCAGCTCACGGCGATCGCCCGCGCCGCCGCCGAGCACCCGGGCACCACGACGTGGGTCATGGCGCCCATGGTGGCCACCGTCGAGGAGACGGAGGCGTTCGTCGGGGCGTGCGCGCGGCACGGGCTGACGACGGCCGGGATCATGGTCGAGGTGCCGAGCGCGGCCCTGCTCGCCGCCCCGATGCTCGCGCACGCCGCGTTCGCCAGCATCGGCACGAACGACCTCACGCAGTACACGATGGCCGCCGACCGCCTGCTCGGTGCCGTGGCCCGCCTGTCCGACGCCTGGCAGCCGGCCGTGCTGCGCCTCGTGGAGGCGACCGCCCTGGGCGGTGCGGCGCAGGGGCGACCCGTCGGCGTCTGCGGCGAGGCCGCGGCCGACCCGGCGCTCGCGGTCGTGCTCGCGGGGCTCGGCGTCACGTCCCTGTCGATGACGCCCCGCGCGCTGCCCGACGTCGCGGCCGTGCTCGCGGCGACCCCGTGGGACGAGTGCCGGCGCCTCGCACGGCTGGCGGTCGAGTCCCCCGGCGCCGACCACGCGCGGTCCGTCGTGCGGCGCGCGCTGCCCGTGCTCGAGGAGCTCGGGCTCTGA
- a CDS encoding globin, whose translation MRADSFYEAVGGHETFVRLVDEFYRGVAEDPVLKPMYPEEDLGPAAERLTLFLEQYWGGPTTYSEQRGHPRLRMRHAPYKVNPDARDRWLRHMRTAVDSLDLAPLHRAQLWDYLERAAFSMLNTFED comes from the coding sequence GTGAGAGCCGACTCGTTCTACGAGGCCGTCGGCGGGCACGAGACATTCGTCCGGCTCGTCGACGAGTTCTACCGGGGCGTCGCCGAGGACCCGGTGCTCAAGCCGATGTACCCCGAGGAGGACCTGGGGCCGGCCGCGGAGCGCCTGACGCTGTTCCTCGAGCAGTACTGGGGCGGCCCGACCACCTACTCCGAGCAGCGCGGCCACCCCCGCCTGCGCATGCGGCACGCCCCCTACAAGGTGAACCCCGACGCGCGCGACCGCTGGCTGCGGCACATGCGCACGGCCGTCGACAGCCTCGACCTCGCGCCGCTGCACCGCGCGCAGCTGTGGGACTACCTCGAGCGCGCCGCCTTCTCCATGCTCAACACGTTCGAGGACTGA
- a CDS encoding acyl-CoA thioesterase II, with amino-acid sequence MTDADVRPDDPTAAVLRVLDVEADAETPDLFHATSLAQPGGRVFGGQVLAQALLAAGRTTPAERLPHSLHGYFLRPGDVTKPIALTVERLRDGRSFTARRTHALQDGQPILSMIASFQEEQPGVEYAETMPADVPDPEDVVSALDQLGGIDHPVAKFWTQEAAFDVRHVGGSLYLDADPDPGLGRQAVWMRSRAPLPDDQLLHRALLAYACDQVMLEPVLRRAGRSWVTPGLSMASLDHAMWWHRDVRVDDWLLYVQSTPSAQGGRGLGAARVFTREGVLVATVAQEGMVRLPL; translated from the coding sequence ATGACCGACGCCGACGTGCGCCCCGACGACCCCACCGCCGCCGTGCTGCGCGTCCTCGACGTCGAGGCCGACGCCGAGACCCCCGACCTGTTCCACGCCACGAGCCTCGCCCAGCCCGGCGGGCGCGTGTTCGGCGGCCAGGTGCTCGCGCAGGCGCTGCTGGCCGCCGGCCGCACGACGCCGGCCGAGCGGCTCCCCCACTCGCTGCACGGCTACTTCCTGCGCCCGGGTGACGTGACCAAGCCGATCGCCCTCACCGTGGAGCGGCTGCGCGACGGCCGGTCGTTCACGGCCCGGCGCACGCACGCGCTGCAGGACGGGCAGCCGATCCTGTCGATGATCGCCTCGTTCCAGGAGGAGCAGCCCGGCGTGGAGTACGCCGAGACGATGCCCGCCGACGTGCCCGACCCGGAGGACGTGGTGTCGGCGCTCGACCAGCTGGGCGGCATCGACCACCCCGTCGCGAAGTTCTGGACGCAGGAGGCCGCGTTCGACGTGCGGCACGTGGGCGGCTCGCTGTACCTGGACGCCGACCCCGACCCGGGCCTGGGGCGCCAGGCGGTGTGGATGCGCTCGCGCGCACCGCTGCCGGACGACCAGCTCCTGCACCGGGCGCTGCTCGCCTACGCGTGCGACCAGGTCATGCTCGAGCCGGTCCTGCGGCGCGCCGGCCGCTCCTGGGTGACGCCCGGGCTGTCGATGGCGAGCCTCGACCACGCGATGTGGTGGCACCGGGACGTGCGCGTCGACGACTGGCTGCTGTACGTGCAGTCCACGCCGAGCGCGCAGGGCGGCCGGGGCCTGGGCGCGGCACGCGTGTTCACGCGCGAGGGCGTCCTCGTGGCGACCGTCGCGCAGGAGGGCATGGTGCGCCTGCCGCTGTGA
- a CDS encoding DNA topoisomerase IB, translating into MVRLRRVRIDQPGWTRRRAGKGFVYLDVDRRRIDDPEHLERVSTLAIPPAWKDVWICPWPNGHIQAAGFDDAQRRQYLYHQQWHARRARLKHDHVLEVARRLPAARRRVKADLALEGMPRDKALALAFRLLDRAYLRVGGEGYARRNGSFGLATLRKEHVHVLEPERDDDPGAVHLVFPAKSGQVRDTVVEDEVVADLCRTLLRRRDPSPELLAWHDERGWHDVTSSDVAAYVKDRLGDASPKDFRTWHATVLAARGLAEAGPAPASERGRRRVVSSVVKAVAEELGNTPAVARASYIDPRVVDLWERGETITPTRSQAVAEKRTLAMLSSS; encoded by the coding sequence ATGGTCCGGCTCCGACGTGTGCGCATCGACCAGCCCGGCTGGACCCGGCGCCGGGCGGGCAAGGGCTTCGTGTACCTCGACGTCGACCGGCGGCGCATCGACGACCCCGAGCACCTCGAGCGCGTCTCCACGCTGGCGATCCCGCCCGCGTGGAAGGACGTGTGGATCTGCCCCTGGCCGAACGGGCACATCCAGGCCGCCGGCTTCGACGACGCGCAGCGCCGCCAGTACCTGTACCACCAGCAGTGGCACGCCCGGCGGGCGCGGCTCAAGCACGACCACGTCCTCGAGGTCGCCCGGCGCCTGCCCGCGGCGCGCCGCCGCGTGAAGGCCGACCTCGCGCTCGAGGGCATGCCGCGGGACAAGGCGCTCGCGCTCGCGTTCCGGCTGCTCGACCGGGCGTACCTGCGGGTCGGCGGCGAGGGGTACGCGCGGCGCAACGGCTCGTTCGGGCTCGCGACGCTGCGCAAGGAGCACGTGCACGTGCTCGAGCCGGAGCGGGACGACGACCCGGGTGCGGTGCACCTGGTGTTCCCCGCCAAGTCCGGCCAGGTGCGCGACACCGTCGTCGAGGACGAGGTCGTCGCGGACCTGTGCCGCACGCTCCTGCGCCGCCGCGACCCGAGCCCGGAGCTGCTCGCCTGGCACGACGAGCGCGGGTGGCACGACGTGACGAGCAGCGACGTCGCCGCGTACGTCAAGGACCGGCTCGGCGACGCCTCGCCCAAGGACTTCCGCACGTGGCACGCGACCGTCCTGGCCGCGCGCGGCCTCGCCGAGGCCGGACCCGCGCCGGCGAGCGAGCGCGGGCGGCGGCGCGTGGTGTCGTCGGTCGTGAAGGCGGTGGCGGAGGAGCTGGGGAACACCCCGGCGGTCGCGCGCGCCTCCTACATCGACCCGCGCGTGGTGGACCTGTGGGAGCGCGGCGAGACGATCACCCCCACCCGGTCGCAGGCGGTGGCCGAGAAGCGCACGCTGGCGATGCTGTCGTCGTCCTGA
- a CDS encoding SDR family oxidoreductase, whose amino-acid sequence MPGTGPDGRPRPDAPVAAVTGVTGYVGGRLVPELLAAGYRVRALARHPERLRGRPWYDEVEVVEADASDLDAIRSGLAGADVAYYLVHALGSGRRFEQRDRRTALTFARAAREAAVGRVVYLGGLHPEGEELSPHLASRTEVGEILLASGVPTTVLRAAVVLGSGSASFEMMRYLTERLPAMTVPTWVDNRIQPIAVRDVLRYLVGAASMPADVSRAFDIGGPDVLTYREMMQRYAAISDLPRRVIVGVPVLTPRLSSLWVSLVTPVPGGLARPLVESLVHEVVCDEHDVAAYVPDPPGGLVGFDRAVRLALARIGEAGVATRWSSAAVPGAPSDPLPSDPDWAGGSLYVDERRVEVDASPAALWRVLEAVGGERGWFSWSLAWRVRGLLDRVVGGPGLRRGRRDPHRLRVDDAVDFWRVEAVEPGRLLRLRAEMRLPGLAWLELRVEPVDGPAPGADDAGHADDAAWTRPPTVFAQRALFHPHGLAGQLYWWSVYPFHGVVFGGMQRNIARAAETAERARTDVAPNAGGRP is encoded by the coding sequence GTGCCCGGCACGGGACCCGACGGCCGTCCCCGGCCGGACGCACCGGTGGCCGCCGTCACGGGCGTCACGGGGTACGTCGGCGGGCGCCTGGTGCCCGAGCTGCTCGCCGCCGGCTACCGCGTCCGCGCCCTCGCCCGGCACCCGGAGCGGCTGCGGGGACGCCCCTGGTACGACGAGGTCGAGGTGGTCGAGGCCGACGCGTCCGACCTCGACGCGATCCGGTCGGGGCTCGCCGGCGCCGACGTCGCCTACTACCTCGTCCACGCGCTCGGGTCGGGGCGCCGCTTCGAGCAGCGGGACCGGCGCACAGCGCTCACGTTCGCGCGCGCGGCCCGCGAGGCCGCCGTCGGACGGGTCGTGTACCTGGGCGGCCTGCACCCCGAGGGTGAGGAGCTCTCCCCGCACCTGGCCTCGCGGACCGAGGTCGGCGAGATCCTGCTGGCCTCCGGGGTGCCCACGACGGTGCTGCGGGCGGCGGTCGTCCTCGGGTCGGGGTCGGCGTCGTTCGAGATGATGCGGTACCTCACCGAGCGGCTGCCGGCGATGACCGTGCCGACGTGGGTGGACAACCGCATCCAGCCGATCGCGGTCCGCGACGTGCTGCGCTACCTCGTGGGCGCGGCGTCGATGCCCGCCGACGTGTCCCGCGCCTTCGACATCGGCGGCCCCGACGTCCTCACCTACCGGGAGATGATGCAGCGGTACGCGGCGATCTCGGACCTGCCCCGCCGGGTCATCGTCGGCGTCCCCGTGCTCACGCCCCGCCTGTCGAGCCTGTGGGTGTCGCTCGTGACACCCGTCCCCGGCGGTCTCGCACGCCCCCTGGTCGAGTCCCTCGTGCACGAGGTCGTCTGCGACGAGCACGACGTCGCGGCGTACGTGCCCGACCCGCCGGGAGGTCTCGTGGGGTTCGACCGCGCGGTGCGCCTCGCGCTCGCCCGCATCGGGGAGGCGGGCGTGGCGACGCGCTGGTCGTCGGCCGCGGTGCCGGGCGCGCCCAGCGACCCGCTGCCCTCCGACCCCGACTGGGCGGGCGGCTCGCTGTACGTCGACGAGCGGCGCGTGGAGGTGGACGCCTCGCCCGCGGCGCTGTGGCGCGTGCTCGAGGCCGTCGGCGGCGAGCGCGGCTGGTTCTCCTGGTCCCTCGCCTGGCGCGTGCGGGGGCTGCTCGACCGGGTCGTCGGCGGGCCGGGCCTGCGCCGGGGCCGGCGCGACCCGCACCGCCTGCGCGTCGACGACGCGGTCGACTTCTGGCGCGTCGAGGCCGTCGAGCCGGGACGGCTGCTGCGGCTGCGGGCCGAGATGCGGCTGCCCGGCCTGGCGTGGCTCGAGCTGCGGGTGGAACCGGTGGACGGGCCTGCTCCCGGCGCGGACGACGCAGGACACGCGGACGACGCGGCGTGGACCCGCCCGCCCACCGTCTTCGCGCAGCGCGCCCTGTTCCACCCGCACGGTCTGGCCGGCCAGCTCTACTGGTGGTCGGTGTACCCGTTCCACGGCGTGGTGTTCGGGGGCATGCAGCGCAACATCGCCCGGGCCGCCGAGACGGCGGAGCGGGCGCGCACGGACGTCGCGCCGAACGCCGGCGGCCGTCCGTGA
- a CDS encoding thioesterase family protein, with protein MARLEVPVQLRWSDMDAYAHVNNVEMLRLLEEARIEAFWRHPVGPDGTRPDGAWSTAVLDAGPGAGLSTLVARQEIEYVRPLGYRRAPVVVEMWIGHLGGASLDVCYEVRDAPAAVEGSQVYARAVTTLVLVDARTGAPQRIGPEQRAAWEQFVEEPVRLRRRR; from the coding sequence ATGGCACGGCTCGAGGTGCCGGTGCAGCTGCGCTGGTCGGACATGGACGCGTACGCGCACGTGAACAACGTGGAGATGCTGCGCCTGCTCGAGGAGGCGCGGATCGAGGCGTTCTGGCGCCACCCGGTGGGCCCGGACGGCACGCGGCCCGACGGCGCGTGGTCGACCGCGGTGCTCGACGCCGGGCCCGGCGCCGGCCTGTCCACGCTCGTCGCCCGCCAGGAGATCGAGTACGTGCGGCCGCTCGGCTACCGGCGTGCACCGGTCGTCGTCGAGATGTGGATCGGGCACCTGGGCGGCGCCAGCCTGGACGTCTGCTACGAGGTGCGCGACGCCCCGGCCGCCGTGGAGGGCTCGCAGGTGTACGCGCGGGCGGTCACGACGCTCGTCCTGGTGGACGCGCGCACCGGGGCGCCGCAGCGCATCGGGCCGGAGCAGCGGGCCGCGTGGGAGCAGTTCGTCGAGGAGCCGGTCCGCCTGCGCCGCCGCCGCTGA